A genome region from Amblyraja radiata isolate CabotCenter1 chromosome 4, sAmbRad1.1.pri, whole genome shotgun sequence includes the following:
- the fam110b gene encoding protein FAM110B, which yields MPTEMLQADSMVKPVGSTTTFTSAVPLRILNKGPDYFRRQAEPNPKRLSAVERLEADKAKYVKSQEVINAKQEPVKPAVLAKPPVCPAVRRATGTPLQKLTNNHKADSTAKRENINLEILKNIINSPESSTSGSVHKHTTRNWPQHRPASTEISRRTFAETIRVYSNQGSPQGGNLNITKRLFEDQVSDSALHISRSSADVRRVVEGRPLKPIPSSSSAPPVLPKPNIPTCNIPKSPPQTTPDLTVNPSRRPSLHRSKSDLSDRYARANADVERFFNYCGLDPEELENIGMENFTRANSDIISLNFRSASMISSDCEQSRRSNDDLTDDEETNDRVPYGISAVERNARVIKWLYSCKQAKESQKISHV from the coding sequence ATGCCTACAGAAATGCTACAAGCAGATAGCATGGTCAAACCAGTTGGTTCGACCACCACTTTCACTTCAGCCGTTCCCCTCCGTATACTAAATAAAGGGCCAGACTATTTTCGAAGGCAGGCGGAGCCCAACCCCAAAAGACTCAGTGCGGTTGAACGGCTGGAAGCTGATAAAGCAAAATACGTTAAGAGCCAAGAGGTCATCAATGCCAAGCAGGAGCCGGTGAAGCCGGCTGTGCTGGCAAAGCCACCAGTCTGCCCAGCTGTCCGGCGGGCAACCGGGACCCCTCTGCAgaagctgaccaacaatcacaagGCAGACAGCACTGCTAAAAGAGAGAATATAAATTTGGAAATACTGAAAAACATAATCAACAGTCCAGAGAGTTCTACCTCGGGCTCAGTACATAAGCACACCACACGGAACTGGCCCCAGCACAGACCGGCCTCCACAGAAATTAGTCGGCGTACGTTTGCGGAAACTATTCGGGTGTACAGTAACCAAGGCAGTCCGCAGGGAGGCAATCTGAACATAACCAAAAGATTGTTTGAAGACCAAGTCAGTGATTCAGCCCTGCATATTTCTCGCAGTTCGGCCGATGTGAGAAGAGTGGTGGAAGGGAGGCCTCTGAAACCAATACCCAGCAGCAGCTCTGCCCCTCCCGTTCTACCCAAGCCGAATATTCCAACCTGTAATATACCCAAGTCACCGCCACAAACCACCCCGGACTTGACAGTCAATCCAAGCAGGCGGCCATCACTCCACCGCTCCAAGTCTGACCTTAGTGATCGATATGCCCGTGCTAATGCTGATGTAGAGAGGTTCTTTAACTACTGTGGGCTGGATCCTGAAGAACTTGAAAACATTGGCATGGAGAACTTCACACGGGCAAACTCGGACATAATCTCCCTGAACTTTCGTAGTGCAAGCATGATCAGTTCGGATTGTGAGCAGTCACGAAGGAGCAATGATGATCTGACAGATGATGAAGAAACAAATGATCGAGTCCCTTATGGTATTTCGGCCGTAGAAAGGAATGCTAGAGTGATTAAATGGTTATATAGTTGCAAACAAGCTAAGGAATCCCAGAAAATATCTCATGTTTAA